The Magnetococcus marinus MC-1 genome contains the following window.
ATTGCATCAGCAAACTTCGGAAAATCTGAAGAAAGCCTTATGGCTGTCAGGCTAACAGGGGCACCCCCCTGCCTTATCTATCACTAATGAACTGCGCCATGATTTTTTTCAACCTCTTCCTCCTAATGGGCTTGATCACAAACTCATCACAACCTGCATTAAAGGATGAGCTCCTATGAGATTCTGTGGCATGGGCAGACAAGACAACAATCGGAACTCTGGGAACAGAATGAGCCTTTTCCCATTCTCGAATCCGCTGAGTTGCCGACAGCCCATCACAACCTGGCATTTGAAGATCCATTAGCACTAAATCAATGCACGCATTGTTCTCAATAAACTTGTCAATGGCTTCATGGCCATCAACGGCTTCTACCACTTCCTGATCATACTCTTCCAAATAGTGAGATAATAAAACTCTATTATCCTCACTATCATCAACTACCAACACCTTCCGATGTGTGCCACAGGATTTTCTTCCACTACCATTTCTCTGCAAACCCAGTATGTTCTGAATTTTATGAATGAGCTCATCTTCATCATGAAAATCAGATAGTGTGGAAACTCCATTTTCAGATAGAGCATCAATCTCATCCCTGCGGTAGCATCGCCCACAAATCGTAACCGTTCAGAGACCCCGATATCAAGCGGCTACTGGAGCCGGTAACGGTGGTACGGGGTTTCCCTTTCTCCGTTCAGCAATCACCTTAGCAAGATAGTCCCAGGGGGACACGTTCCGCAATCGACAAGTTTCGATGACGCTAGCCAGCACACCCAATACTTGGCTCCCTTCTGCCGTACGAGTTCCGTGGCTGATCAAACGCGCGATGACCCAGTGGCGCAGCGCACGTTCAGCATCATTGTGATGGGGCTACACTTTAACGGACACAAAAAATGAGGGAAAATGAGACCTCATTCAGAAAGGTGTCCCATGAGCAGAAGAAGTCCTAAAAGTTTTGCCCCAGAGTTCAAAGAGCAGGTGCTCAAAATGGTAGAGAGCTCTGACAAGCCCATACCAGTGATCGCTGAGGAGTTTGGCATATCAGCTAAGAATATCTACAACTGGAGAAAGCGATCTGATGAGAAGCTAACATTCAGAGATAAAAATGAAATATTAGAAGTGAAAGAAGAAAATAAGCGCCTTAAAAAGAAGCTAGCTCAGCTTGAGGAGGAGCAGGCGATATTAAAAAAGGCGTGTGCGTACTTCGCGAGATCCCTTCCGTGAGGTACGCCTTTATTCAAGCTCATAGCAAAAGCTACTCTGTCGAGTCTTTATGCCGTGTTCTGGATGTTTCTCGTCGTGGATATTATGGCTGGCTTAATCGAGCCAGCACGAGTAAGGCTGAAGAGAATCAACTGCTTGAAGAGTGGATAGCAGAGATTTTCAAGGTGAGTCGATCAATCTATGGAACACGGCGTATACGCAAAGAGTTAAATGAGCATGGTGTACGAGTGAGTCGCCGACGCGTCTCCAGAATCAAGAGGAAGCTTGGCTTGGTTTGTAAAGCTCAGAAGCGTTATAAGGTTGTAACGACAGATTCAAATCACGCACTGCCTATAGCGCCTAACCTTCTTGATCGTCAATTCGATACGGAACGCCCTGATAACGCCTATGTTGGTGACATTACATATATTCCGACCAAGGGGGGTTGGCTCTATCTAGCTGTTTGGATTGACCTTTATTCCAGAGCTGTTGTCGGTTGGTCTATGGCAGACCATATGAAAGCAGAACTGGTAACAGACGCTTTACGCATGGCCTTTTTCAAGCGCCGCCCAGAGGCCGGTCTGATTGTTCACAGTGATCGTGGTAGCCAATATGCGTCTGAACTCTTTAGAAAATATCTGGATAAGAGAGGCTATACACAGAGTATGAGTCGTCGTGGCAACTGTTGGGACAACGCACCAGCAGAAAGCTTTTTCCACACTCTCAAAGTTGAGCTCGTGTCATCCTGTGACTTCAAGACGCGAGATGAGGCTAAACAGGCAATCTTTGAATATATAGAGGCTTTTTATAACCGAAAGCGCAAGCATTCATCCATCGGCTATATGAGTCCTTCTCAGTACGAAACAGAGTGGCTCAAGTCCGCGTAAAAAACTGTCCGTTTTAGTGTTGCCAGATCAGGGCGGCTGGGAGCTGTTATTAGGTGTCCGGTTCAAACGCTCACGAGATTCCTTAAGATCCTCCAACATTTTCCGGCTGACGGCCAGCAATTCTGCAGACGATAGCGAGGAGAGATATTCCTCATCAATCTGGAGCAGGTCGTGATCCGAAAGTTTCATAGTTCGTGCGCCATATCATCGCCGGTGAATGAATCAATATGAACATAATAACACGAGTTTCCAGGAAGAGATTTTTGAGCTTCTGCGCCCCATTGGAGCCAGTGTAAAAATACGCTCGTCTCCGGGGTGGGCCTACAGCTGAAAACCCGCCACAATTCCCCCTCAAGGCTTTGATGGGCAAAACAGATCGGATCGCACTCTCCTTTTGAGATTTCACGTTTTCGACGAAAATCGTGTCAAGGATATTCTTTGCCAAGATCAAACAAAATTGGTGCCAGCCCCAGCAGTTAATTCCTTCTCAAACAGTGAACATCCTCACTGAACGAGGGGTCTCTGAACGGTTACTCTTGATCTGTCCAAGATTGAGGCAGGCCAGTTATTGATCCCAACGTCCGCCAACCTAAACATCAGCAGATTGTTTTGATCAATGCTGATGAGGTAAACAGCGCCTATGGCCTTTCTGAGGAAAGTCATTCATGAGGAAGCATGAGGGACATACCCTGTTTGCAGCCTCTGACTTGGATGGCTTTCTAGGGTGTCGGCACAGCACTTTTCTGGATCTAAAGGATCTGGATAAGCGACTAATCTGCGTCGAGGATGAAGCCCAGGCCAAGCTGGTGCAGGACCCTGGGCATGAGCATACAGCGGAATGCCTTTATTCCCTCAAGAATCCTGCCTCAGCGTCGTCGAGGTGTCGGAGGATAGGGATCTGGAGAGCCGGGTGGCGGTTACAGCCGAGGTCATGAGGTCCGAACCTGATGTGATCGCATAGTCCTGCCTAAAGTGCAGGCACCACTGTCTTATGGATTCGTGGGGGACATTCACACCACGGCTGGCCGGGATTTCCTCAACATTGCAGAAACTCAGGGTGAAGCGATGGTACAACCAAACAGCATGGCTGATAATCTCGCCAGGATAGCGGTAACCTTGACAGAGTGAGGGCGTGTTTTCCATGGCTGGATTTTACCACGTGTTAGCAGGCGTTCGTCAACCTGACAGTGCCGTGTCGGCACTGGAGATCTCCTTTTCTGGAAGGTTATACGACCTTGACAGGCCGCACTAAGGAGGGGCAGGATTGATATGGCTAAAACACCCTTTTAAGTGTATAAAAAAGATATTCACTTGCAAAGTATGTTTAGGCAAAGCTAAAGAAACGCAAGCCATTGTTAAACATTCGGACAAGAGGGCGGAATATCATGGTCAAGTACAACTGGTTTAAGCGAGGACTGGCAGCCCTGTGCTTTGCCTTTTTTGCTGGCATTGGGGGCGTGTCGGCAATGGAATCAGTGCGTATTGGCTTCGACGGTGCGTATGGACTCAAAAACAGTACCTCTGCCCAATCCATTGAAATGGGTTTACGCTTAGCCATTGATGAGATTAACACTGCGGGCGGCGTTCTGGGCGGGAGGCCCTTGGCCTTGGTAACTGCTGACAACCGCTCGGTACCTGCACGTGGCATCGAAAACCTAAAAAAATTTGCTGCTGATCCCAACTTGGTGGCAGTAGTAGGCGGGCGTTTTAGTCCAGTACTTCTGCAACAACTCGAACTAGTACATCATCTGCCAATCCCCCTGCTGGACGCCTGGGGCTCGGCTGATGGTATCACTGACCATGCGCAATCGCCCAGTTACAGCTTCCGTATTTCCTTACGCGACAAGTATGCCATGCCAATAATGCTACAATACGCTGCCAGTAAAGGTTCCGATAAGGTCGCCTTGCTGGTGCCCAACACTGGTTGGGGACGTAGCAATACCAATGCAGCTGAACGCTACATTAAAAAGCACCCGGAAACCCAGATTACGCTCATCCACTGGTACAACTGGGGAGAGAAGGACTTCTCTGCCGCTTATCAGGCCGTATTGGACTCTGGAGCGCAGGCACTGGTGATGGTAGCCAACGATTTGGAAGGATCGATCATAGTTCGCCATGTGTCCTCGCGCCCACAGGCAGAACGCCTGCCTATAATCAGTCACTGGGGCGTGACAGGAGGGGCCTTTGTGGAAGCGTGTGGCCCAGCCTTGCAAGCCGTGGATTTTTCTGTGGTGCAGACTTTCAGCATGCTGCGCTCCCAGGGGCCGGCCTTAACTCGTGTGGTGACCTTGCTACACGACAAGTTGGGTATCAAAGACCCTGCTAAGATGGATTCGCCAGTCGGGTTTGCCCACGCTTATGATCTGGTGCACATTCTGGCTCGAGCTATCAATTTGGCTGGAAGTATTGATCGGGTGGCTGTAAGAGATGCCTTGGAACAGGTACGCGACTACGCTGGTTTGGTGCGTAACTATGACCACCCATTTCCTGCAGAGGATCATAATGGTCTTAAATTAGAGGATGTGTTTATGGCGCGCTTCCAGGGCAATACCATAGTACCCATCACCTCTGCGCATTAAGACCGCTATGCTGTGGCGGACTACGCACAAAGCCGCTCTCGCGGTGGGGCTACTAGCTAGTGCATTCATCATTGCCATCACGTGGCAATCCCAACACCTGCTGGAAAATGATGCCATCCACAACCGCAACTTGGCCCTAGAGGATACAGCTGAACATTTCAGTTGGACGCTGCAGAGTCGAATTTTTGAGATTCGTGATCAACTCAGGGCACTAGCATCCAACTCTCTTGTTGCTAATGCATTGGCCGATGATAAGGGGCGAGAAATCTATCTCCCCACCTTTTTCTCTGGCATTCAGACAATAGGCGGCGTCCCGGCGCGTCTGAGCCTCACCAATTTTTTGGGCCGAGAGGTGGTGAGCAGCCAACCACAACTCCCTCTTTTACTTGAGACAGAGCTAATAGGAGCAGCCATCCAAACTACTCAGCCACTGACACATGTGCATCCTGTGGACGGCGGTAGCTTGTACATGATAATGATGGAGCCCGTTATTTACGCCAACACAGGCATGGCAGAAGGTGCGTTGATCCTACAAATACGCATAAGTGACCTGCTGGATCACAAACAAATCCATTCTTTCTGGGAGCATTCCCGGCAGATTACTGGCCTGGGCATGACCTTCCATGCTTTAGGCCACAATAAACCCATAACCCTGACAGTTGGCAAAAGTAGACGCACAAGCATCAGCCGAATTCTGCGCCTGGACGAACAGCATCAGGGAAATATACGGTTCACAGCCGATGTGGTTTTGTTCACCACCGATGACTACTTTCAAACTGCAATGGCCAATAAACGCCAAGATTTCTTAATGCTGGGCTTAGCCTGGATTGGAATAGCAATCTTAAGCGCTTGGTTGTTGGTTACGTGGCTAAACCGTCGGTTAAATGAAGTGGCGCGTGAACTGAGAGGATTAAATCTCTCTGGAGCCTCATTTGGCCGTCTCAAAGTTCAAGGCGAGGATGAAGTGCGCCAAGTGGCAGAGGCGTTCAATGCCGTGCTAGAACGTTTGGAGAGTGCCTATGGGGAGTTAGCTAAGAAAAGCGCTCGCCAAATGCAGCTAGAACGCGAGAAGTACCGTGGGGTGGTTGACCAAGCGGGAGAAAGCCTCTTGATCTTCGATCTTGACGGACGAGTGGTTGAGGCGAACTCTGCCGCTGAGAAGCTACTTGGCTATCGTCGGGTGACGCTGCTGAATTACACGCAAGACCAACTATTGGCCCCAAACTCCACTCTGACTATACCCAATCACGATGGCGATAACGCAGAGAACCCATCCCACGTCACTTTCGAGACCCGTTTACACACAGCAGATGGCCAAGATCTGGAGGTGGAGGTGTGGGCAGGGTTCCTTGAGATTGACTACGTGCAACACACACTCTGGCTAGCCCGAGATATTACTGACCGTAAACGCCTGGAGGCAGAGATGGTAGCTGCCCGAGATATGGCGGAAAAGGCCTATCAAGCCAAGAGCATCTTTCTTGCCACCATGAGCCATGAGATCCGTACCCCCATGAATGCTATTCTGGGTACAGCGGAATTGCTGGCAGAGACTGAACTTGATGCAGACCAGTCCCGCTATGTACGCATGTTTACCTCCGCAGGCGAGAACTTACTCCAGGTGATCAATGACATCCTGGATATTTCCAAGTTTGAGGCTGGCCATATAGAGCTGGAACAGCGTGTCTTTTCAGTTCGAGAAATGATGGGGGATCTTCATAAGTTGCTGGCCTATAAATGTAAGGAGAAAGGCCTTTATTTGCTGGTTAACGCCAGCGAAACGACCCCAGATAGTCTGATCGGAGACCCAACCCGCTTACGCCAAGTGTTGATTAACCTTTTGGGTAACGCGATCAAATTCACTGATACTGGGACAGTCGCTTTGTTGGCTCATTCTGAACAGATCGCAGACAAGCAGGTGCAATTAGCTTTCCATGTGGTAGATACAGGGATAGGCATTTCAGATGCTGATCAAGAAAAGGTTTTTCGCCCGTTTGAGCAGGCTGGAACCTACATCACACGGACCCATGGTGGTACTGGTCTGGGATTGTCCATTTGCCAAAGCTTAATTCATAAGATGGGCGGTAAGATCACTGTGCATAGCCGTGCGGATCACGGTAGTACCTTTACAGCGCAAGTAAATCTAGATCTGGCAGAGGAATCCACGGCCCAAAACTTCTCGCGTCTCCTTACCGGACAAAGTGCCTTGGTAATCCACGATCATGTAATCCACCATCACTTTTTTGAGGAGGGTTTAGTCAGTATCGGAGCCAGTATTAAGAGCTTTGGGAATCTTGAGCAGTTGGAAATGTCCGTGCGTAGGTCACGAGAGGATGGCGGTGTGGATTTTCTGCTCATTCACCACGAAAAAGACCGGCTTGCTCCGTCCACAGAGGCCAACTTGGTCACGATCCGTGGCCTGCCAGGCATGGCGCAGCTGCCAATTCTCTTGTGTGGTAACCTGCAGACAGTGGAGACCATCCAACGCCTAGAGGCTCTGAGAGTAGTATTCATCTCGGATCATTACGACAAGCATTTATTTTTTGAAGGTGTCAGACGGGCTTTGGAGATTGTGAAAGATCAACCGATGCTTGAGAATGCCTCAGCCGACTCAACCTGTCTTTCTATCCTGTTAGCTGAAGATAGTCATGATAATATAGAACTATTCCAAGCATTTCTTAAGCACACCCCCTATCGGGTAACCGTAGTCAATGATGGCGCCCAGGCCGTAGGAAAGGTGACGGTTAAGAAGGATAGTTTCAATCTCGTATTCATGGACATTCAGATGCCTATTATGGATGGTCTGACTGCGACCCGAGCCATCCGCGACTGGGAGAAAGAAAACCACTGCTTTCCTATAACGATCGTTGCTCTCACTGCTCACGCTATGGAGGAGCACCAGCAAGAGACAATCCAGGCGGGCTGTAACAGCTATCTAACCAAGCCGATCAAAAAACGGGATTTACTTGGGTACTTGGATAGATTTTCCAGGAGTGGGGAGTGATTTTTTCTGTCCCTCGTCAAAACCTTGCTCATGCTGACAAGGCTAACCTTTTTGTCCAACGAATGGTAACTTTTCCGTGGCAGTTTCGACCATTCCCACCTGAAGCAACGTCACATTCCTCTGTATGCCTCCAGATGAGCTAATTTCAATAGTGTTCCCCGTGACTCTGATCCAATGTTGCCAACCCATTTTCAGCGTAAGCGGTCAATAGAGCCCAGAGTTCCCACGAACCACACATTGCCGGATACTCCCTGAAACCACAATTCAGGGAGGCAATTATGAGCAAGACATCTCAAAAACATCTCAGGCAAGAGCATATCAAATTTTGGCATAATCACCTTGAAGCGCAGCGTTTGTCAGGGATAAGCGTGCGTGTGTATGCTGGTCAGCATGGATTAGCGGCATCGACGTTTTACGAATGGCGCAAACGTCTGCTGGCCATGGGCGAAGCATTGCAATCGGAGGATGTTAGAGCAGAGCCCCTTTTTCAAAGTTTCAAGATTGAGCGCTCAGCGGAAACCACTTCAGCCTGTCAGATTCGACTCAATAATGGGGTGGTGATTGAGTGACCAGGCGGTGAAGGAGTCGCTTTGATGTCCATTTTGCGCATGACGGCAGCGTTGTCATGATGGTAAGCGCTCTATAAAGCACGTTATTCAGGAAGTTGACAGATCGGCC
Protein-coding sequences here:
- a CDS encoding response regulator, with product MVVDDSEDNRVLLSHYLEEYDQEVVEAVDGHEAIDKFIENNACIDLVLMDLQMPGCDGLSATQRIREWEKAHSVPRVPIVVLSAHATESHRSSSFNAGCDEFVIKPIRRKRLKKIMAQFISDR
- a CDS encoding IS3 family transposase (programmed frameshift) — translated: MSRRSPKSFAPEFKEQVLKMVESSDKPIPVIAEEFGISAKNIYNWRKRSDEKLTFRDKNEILEVKEENKRLKKKLAQLEEEQAIFKKGVCVLREIPSVRYAFIQAHSKSYSVESLCRVLDVSRRGYYGWLNRASTSKAEENQLLEEWIAEIFKVSRSIYGTRRIRKELNEHGVRVSRRRVSRIKRKLGLVCKAQKRYKVVTTDSNHALPIAPNLLDRQFDTERPDNAYVGDITYIPTKGGWLYLAVWIDLYSRAVVGWSMADHMKAELVTDALRMAFFKRRPEAGLIVHSDRGSQYASELFRKYLDKRGYTQSMSRRGNCWDNAPAESFFHTLKVELVSSCDFKTRDEAKQAIFEYIEAFYNRKRKHSSIGYMSPSQYETEWLKSA
- a CDS encoding ABC transporter substrate-binding protein, which encodes MVKYNWFKRGLAALCFAFFAGIGGVSAMESVRIGFDGAYGLKNSTSAQSIEMGLRLAIDEINTAGGVLGGRPLALVTADNRSVPARGIENLKKFAADPNLVAVVGGRFSPVLLQQLELVHHLPIPLLDAWGSADGITDHAQSPSYSFRISLRDKYAMPIMLQYAASKGSDKVALLVPNTGWGRSNTNAAERYIKKHPETQITLIHWYNWGEKDFSAAYQAVLDSGAQALVMVANDLEGSIIVRHVSSRPQAERLPIISHWGVTGGAFVEACGPALQAVDFSVVQTFSMLRSQGPALTRVVTLLHDKLGIKDPAKMDSPVGFAHAYDLVHILARAINLAGSIDRVAVRDALEQVRDYAGLVRNYDHPFPAEDHNGLKLEDVFMARFQGNTIVPITSAH
- a CDS encoding hybrid sensor histidine kinase/response regulator yields the protein MLWRTTHKAALAVGLLASAFIIAITWQSQHLLENDAIHNRNLALEDTAEHFSWTLQSRIFEIRDQLRALASNSLVANALADDKGREIYLPTFFSGIQTIGGVPARLSLTNFLGREVVSSQPQLPLLLETELIGAAIQTTQPLTHVHPVDGGSLYMIMMEPVIYANTGMAEGALILQIRISDLLDHKQIHSFWEHSRQITGLGMTFHALGHNKPITLTVGKSRRTSISRILRLDEQHQGNIRFTADVVLFTTDDYFQTAMANKRQDFLMLGLAWIGIAILSAWLLVTWLNRRLNEVARELRGLNLSGASFGRLKVQGEDEVRQVAEAFNAVLERLESAYGELAKKSARQMQLEREKYRGVVDQAGESLLIFDLDGRVVEANSAAEKLLGYRRVTLLNYTQDQLLAPNSTLTIPNHDGDNAENPSHVTFETRLHTADGQDLEVEVWAGFLEIDYVQHTLWLARDITDRKRLEAEMVAARDMAEKAYQAKSIFLATMSHEIRTPMNAILGTAELLAETELDADQSRYVRMFTSAGENLLQVINDILDISKFEAGHIELEQRVFSVREMMGDLHKLLAYKCKEKGLYLLVNASETTPDSLIGDPTRLRQVLINLLGNAIKFTDTGTVALLAHSEQIADKQVQLAFHVVDTGIGISDADQEKVFRPFEQAGTYITRTHGGTGLGLSICQSLIHKMGGKITVHSRADHGSTFTAQVNLDLAEESTAQNFSRLLTGQSALVIHDHVIHHHFFEEGLVSIGASIKSFGNLEQLEMSVRRSREDGGVDFLLIHHEKDRLAPSTEANLVTIRGLPGMAQLPILLCGNLQTVETIQRLEALRVVFISDHYDKHLFFEGVRRALEIVKDQPMLENASADSTCLSILLAEDSHDNIELFQAFLKHTPYRVTVVNDGAQAVGKVTVKKDSFNLVFMDIQMPIMDGLTATRAIRDWEKENHCFPITIVALTAHAMEEHQQETIQAGCNSYLTKPIKKRDLLGYLDRFSRSGE
- the tnpA gene encoding IS66 family insertion sequence element accessory protein TnpA; this encodes MSKTSQKHLRQEHIKFWHNHLEAQRLSGISVRVYAGQHGLAASTFYEWRKRLLAMGEALQSEDVRAEPLFQSFKIERSAETTSACQIRLNNGVVIE